Proteins encoded together in one Thalassotalea crassostreae window:
- a CDS encoding L-serine ammonia-lyase — protein MISVFDMFSIGIGPSSSHTVGPMRAANCFIEALKANNLFDNTNKVTCELFGSLGQTGIGHGTGKAVILGLHGEAPESVAVDKIDTILETTNATEQVILNNEKSIDFPKKDAIIYHRRKTLPAHANAMTIYAFNNDEKIFEQTYYSIGGGFIVEDSEFEKEKDKALSLHNNIKRPYRFTSADELITLCKENGLSISSLMMANEKCLNDESFIRAELVKIWKTMFSSVERGMRTEGILPGGLKVKRRAPNLHRLLNVEKNADPLQAMDWVNLFALAVNEENAAGSQVVTAPTNGAAGILPAVLCYYDKFVKPVSDEDCIRYLLTAAAIGILYKTNASISGAEVGCQGEVGVACSMAAGALTEILGGSPEQVENAAEIGMEHNLGLTCDPVGGLVQVPCIERNAMGSVKAINASRLAMRGTGTQKVSLDKVIKTMWDTGNDMKTKYKETSRGGLAVNIIEC, from the coding sequence ATGATCAGTGTTTTTGATATGTTCTCCATCGGTATCGGGCCTTCGAGCTCTCATACCGTTGGTCCAATGCGTGCGGCAAATTGTTTTATTGAAGCGCTTAAAGCAAACAACCTTTTTGACAATACCAACAAAGTAACCTGTGAGTTATTTGGCTCACTAGGTCAAACAGGTATCGGTCACGGAACCGGTAAAGCAGTCATACTAGGCTTACATGGTGAAGCACCTGAAAGCGTTGCAGTCGACAAAATTGATACTATTTTAGAAACCACAAATGCGACTGAACAAGTTATTTTAAATAATGAAAAGTCTATCGACTTTCCAAAAAAAGACGCAATAATTTATCACCGTCGCAAAACATTACCTGCCCATGCCAATGCCATGACTATCTACGCATTTAACAATGACGAAAAGATTTTTGAGCAAACCTATTACTCTATTGGCGGTGGTTTTATTGTCGAGGATAGTGAGTTTGAAAAAGAAAAAGATAAAGCGTTATCGCTGCACAATAACATCAAACGTCCTTATCGATTCACTTCTGCTGACGAACTAATTACCTTGTGTAAAGAAAATGGCTTAAGCATTAGTTCGTTAATGATGGCAAATGAGAAGTGTTTGAATGATGAATCATTTATTCGTGCTGAACTAGTGAAAATATGGAAAACCATGTTTTCTTCAGTTGAACGTGGCATGCGAACCGAAGGTATCCTGCCAGGTGGTTTAAAAGTAAAGCGTCGTGCACCTAACTTACATCGTCTATTGAATGTTGAAAAAAATGCCGACCCTTTGCAAGCAATGGACTGGGTAAACTTATTCGCTTTGGCAGTTAACGAAGAAAATGCAGCAGGCTCACAAGTAGTAACAGCGCCAACCAATGGTGCTGCTGGAATCTTGCCTGCAGTGCTTTGTTACTACGATAAATTTGTTAAACCGGTTTCTGACGAAGACTGTATTCGTTATTTATTAACGGCTGCAGCTATTGGTATTTTATATAAAACAAATGCCTCTATCTCTGGTGCAGAAGTAGGTTGTCAAGGTGAAGTCGGTGTTGCTTGTTCAATGGCCGCTGGTGCATTAACCGAAATTTTAGGTGGCAGCCCTGAACAAGTTGAAAATGCAGCTGAAATTGGTATGGAACATAACTTAGGGCTAACCTGTGACCCTGTTGGTGGTCTTGTACAGGTTCCATGTATTGAACGTAATGCCATGGGTTCAGTTAAAGCCATTAACGCCTCACGTCTTGCTATGCGCGGCACAGGTACACAAAAGGTGTCGCTAGATAAAGTAATCAAAACCATGTGGGATACCGGCAACGACATGAAGACTAAATACAAAGAAACGTCTCGTGGCGGTTTAGCGGTTAATATTATTGAATGTTAA
- a CDS encoding CoA pyrophosphatase — MNKQQFLQKFAFHHLDELSSSYQHVGDLKHASVLIPIVDHGNELSIVLTKRASHLKHHAGQISFPGGKVEKQDIHLIDTALRETEEEIGVNRDEIKIVGQLKPYHTITGFHITPIIGFIPDNYNFVIDQNEVAEVFYVPFSHFFDEDNHLKVEFSRQGNKHKVYFMPYLNYNIWGATAAILKDLVQHLK; from the coding sequence ATGAATAAGCAGCAGTTTTTGCAGAAATTTGCTTTTCATCACCTTGATGAACTGTCATCAAGTTATCAGCATGTTGGCGATTTAAAGCATGCAAGTGTGCTAATTCCCATTGTCGACCATGGGAATGAATTAAGTATTGTTTTAACCAAGCGGGCGAGTCACCTCAAGCACCATGCTGGGCAAATTAGCTTTCCGGGTGGTAAAGTCGAAAAACAAGATATTCACCTTATCGATACCGCATTGCGTGAAACCGAAGAAGAAATCGGCGTTAATCGTGATGAAATAAAGATTGTTGGCCAACTTAAGCCATACCATACCATTACGGGCTTTCACATCACCCCTATCATTGGTTTCATCCCTGATAACTATAACTTTGTTATCGACCAAAATGAGGTTGCCGAAGTTTTTTACGTGCCCTTCTCGCATTTTTTTGATGAAGATAATCACCTAAAAGTTGAATTTAGTCGTCAAGGTAATAAGCATAAAGTCTATTTTATGCCATATTTAAACTACAACATTTGGGGCGCAACGGCGGCAATATTAAAAGATTTGGTACAACACCTTAAATAA